A single genomic interval of Metasolibacillus fluoroglycofenilyticus harbors:
- a CDS encoding DUF2577 domain-containing protein, which produces MSDIVRALRQLVLDAVNAQKLATIVYGTVISTSPLKVQVDQKLSLEQENLKLTRAVMDHEIEMTVDHLTENRSGGSGDAEFASHNHEYKGRKKFLIHNGLVVGDKVTMIRAQGGQQYIILDKEVV; this is translated from the coding sequence ATGTCTGATATTGTGAGGGCTTTACGGCAACTAGTATTGGATGCAGTCAATGCCCAAAAACTTGCAACAATCGTTTATGGTACAGTTATAAGCACCTCGCCGTTAAAAGTACAGGTTGATCAAAAATTATCTTTAGAGCAAGAAAATTTAAAACTGACGCGTGCTGTAATGGACCATGAAATTGAAATGACCGTTGACCATTTAACTGAAAACCGTTCAGGAGGCAGTGGCGATGCAGAATTTGCTTCGCATAACCACGAATATAAAGGTCGTAAAAAGTTCCTTATTCATAATGGCTTGGTCGTTGGTGATAAAGTTACGATGATTCGCGCTCAAGGTGGCCAGCAATACATTATCCTCGATAAGGAGGTGGTTTAA
- a CDS encoding phage tail tube protein → MKKNELLMPLDLQYFAEATMHARNAIHGAQGRAYVTIEGNRYLFAQLINLEANMEKTKTQVPIMGRTGKGNKATGWEGTGSATFHFNTSIFRQLLKRYKDTGEDIYFDIQVTNEDKSSTVGSQTTILIDCNLDGGLVASLDADAEYLEDSIEFTFEDWDMPVEFATLPEML, encoded by the coding sequence ATGAAGAAAAATGAATTATTAATGCCATTAGATTTACAATATTTTGCAGAAGCAACAATGCATGCTCGTAATGCAATTCACGGTGCACAGGGACGAGCATATGTCACGATTGAGGGGAATCGTTATTTATTTGCACAGCTAATCAATTTAGAGGCAAATATGGAAAAAACGAAAACACAGGTGCCAATTATGGGTCGCACGGGTAAAGGGAACAAGGCAACAGGCTGGGAAGGAACGGGCTCAGCTACATTCCATTTCAATACATCGATTTTCCGTCAGCTTTTAAAGCGCTACAAGGATACAGGTGAAGATATTTATTTCGATATTCAAGTAACAAATGAGGATAAATCTTCTACTGTAGGTAGCCAAACGACGATTTTAATTGACTGTAATTTAGATGGCGGTCTTGTTGCTTCACTTGATGCAGATGCAGAGTATCTAGAGGATTCAATCGAGTTTACGTTTGAGGATTGGGATATGCCTGTAGAATTTGCGACATTACCTGAAATGCTATAA
- a CDS encoding PstS family phosphate ABC transporter substrate-binding protein, giving the protein MMEKIGSIVLLTIGILFLGAPLLFLTMFFLHQSYVWLLVAAVLLVYILLILRILQFFKTKRRKQITAFIMLGIMIVPTVLAGQTYYESQLATVDSEVDIWAYHPFTENNQITKLGEVSTLTLDGKMPKIDGATALYPLYTAFVQATYPENADYFKKTVMVNKTPDAYNNVINGKVDVIFAAAPSERQLKMAQQKNVQLNMTPIGKEAFVFFVHKNNPINNLTLEQVRGIYAGEITNWSQIGGANEKIRAFQRPEDSGSQTALQYLMEDTPIMEAPREDIVSGMGGIIQQVAQYKNYKNALGYTFRYYSTEMVQNDQIKLLSIEGIAPTKDNIRNNTYPITSEFYAITTNTSNDNTARLIEWILSPQGQGLVEKVGYVPLNE; this is encoded by the coding sequence ATGATGGAGAAAATAGGGAGTATCGTATTGCTAACAATAGGTATATTATTTTTGGGCGCGCCATTATTATTTTTAACGATGTTCTTCCTGCATCAAAGCTATGTATGGCTTTTAGTTGCTGCTGTTCTCCTAGTTTATATTTTACTCATATTAAGAATTTTGCAATTCTTCAAAACGAAAAGGCGCAAGCAAATAACGGCGTTTATTATGTTAGGGATTATGATTGTACCAACTGTTTTAGCTGGGCAAACATATTATGAAAGCCAGCTAGCTACAGTGGATAGTGAGGTAGATATATGGGCGTACCATCCCTTCACCGAAAATAATCAAATTACAAAATTAGGCGAGGTGTCAACGTTAACTTTGGATGGCAAAATGCCAAAAATAGATGGTGCAACGGCGCTATATCCATTGTATACAGCATTTGTACAAGCTACATATCCAGAAAACGCAGATTACTTCAAAAAAACAGTAATGGTTAATAAAACACCTGATGCCTATAATAATGTAATTAATGGCAAAGTGGATGTCATTTTTGCTGCTGCGCCGTCTGAGCGCCAGCTAAAGATGGCGCAGCAAAAGAATGTTCAATTAAATATGACACCGATTGGCAAAGAAGCATTTGTCTTTTTTGTACATAAAAATAACCCAATTAATAACTTAACATTAGAGCAAGTTCGCGGTATTTATGCAGGAGAGATTACGAATTGGTCACAAATAGGAGGCGCTAACGAGAAAATTCGTGCCTTTCAACGACCTGAAGATAGTGGTTCTCAAACGGCACTGCAATATTTAATGGAAGATACACCGATTATGGAAGCCCCGAGAGAGGATATTGTTTCGGGAATGGGGGGCATTATTCAACAAGTCGCACAATATAAAAATTATAAAAATGCGCTTGGTTATACATTCCGCTACTATTCAACAGAAATGGTGCAAAACGACCAAATCAAATTATTATCAATTGAAGGAATCGCACCGACAAAGGACAATATCCGCAATAACACATATCCAATTACATCGGAATTTTATGCAATAACAACAAATACGTCAAATGACAATACAGCGAGGCTTATTGAATGGATTTTATCACCTCAAGGGCAAGGGTTAGTTGAAAAAGTAGGATATGTGCCACTCAATGAGTGA
- a CDS encoding XkdQ/YqbQ family protein, with protein sequence MAKSQLLITSRGRTFECAVQEGITWETHRKGAPGQLNFNVLKDEILGFHEGDLVQFIYDGKEIFSGFVFTKKRSNNRIISVTAFDQLWYLKNKDVVTYKGKTAAQVLQMLAKDFRLKLGIVADTKHVIATRVEDTTELFTVIDNALSITTKNTGALYVLYDDYGKLNLRDVKTLKLDILIDEESGEAFEYTTSIADNTYNKVRVYREDKETGKRDNYIAQHGENMNQWGVLQLTESLDEGENGQVKADALLALYNRKSRKLHINKVFGDTRVRGGSTLGVQMYLGDLTVAHYMMVEKVKHTFSESDHRMDLSLIGGDFVA encoded by the coding sequence TTGGCTAAAAGTCAATTGTTAATTACATCAAGGGGACGGACTTTCGAATGTGCTGTTCAGGAAGGTATTACCTGGGAAACACACCGTAAAGGTGCACCAGGGCAACTTAATTTTAATGTGTTGAAAGATGAAATTCTTGGTTTTCACGAAGGTGACTTAGTGCAATTTATATATGACGGAAAGGAAATATTCTCCGGTTTCGTTTTTACAAAAAAGCGCTCGAATAATCGTATCATTTCAGTCACAGCCTTTGATCAACTTTGGTATCTAAAAAACAAAGATGTCGTTACTTACAAAGGCAAAACGGCGGCGCAGGTGCTGCAAATGCTGGCGAAGGATTTTCGGCTGAAATTAGGTATTGTTGCCGATACAAAGCATGTCATTGCTACACGCGTAGAGGACACAACCGAGCTATTTACTGTTATTGACAATGCACTTAGTATTACAACCAAAAATACAGGTGCTTTATATGTATTGTACGATGATTACGGGAAATTAAATTTACGCGATGTGAAAACGCTAAAGCTAGACATCCTGATTGATGAAGAAAGCGGTGAAGCATTTGAATATACGACTTCTATTGCAGATAATACTTACAATAAAGTGAGGGTATATCGAGAGGATAAGGAGACAGGTAAGCGCGATAACTATATCGCTCAACATGGTGAAAATATGAATCAATGGGGCGTTTTACAGCTTACTGAAAGTCTTGACGAAGGCGAGAATGGGCAAGTTAAGGCCGATGCTTTATTAGCGCTTTACAATCGCAAATCACGTAAGCTTCATATTAATAAAGTGTTTGGCGACACAAGGGTAAGAGGCGGATCTACACTAGGGGTACAAATGTATTTAGGTGATTTAACAGTGGCTCACTATATGATGGTGGAAAAAGTGAAACATACGTTTTCAGAGAGTGACCATCGTATGGATTTAAGCTTAATTGGAGGTGATTTCGTTGCGTGA
- a CDS encoding phage tail sheath family protein, which produces MALGGGTFLTQNKVLPGTYHNFMSAARAFVNLSERGYVGLPMALDWGVDGEVFAVTQEDLQKDSRKIFGYDYTNPKLKGIRDVFKNAITVFFYKLSVDAVAASNDFAEAKYKGTRGNDISIVIQANVDEPTKFDVQTLLDGVIVDEQVAVASAADLVANDFVSFKADATLEATAGTPLTGGSNGAAITGGAHQEALDALEAYGFNTLGCLSSESTIKSLYVEYTKRLRDQVGAKFQLVGHKLGTTDHEGIIDVQNDANGDEVFGAVYWTTGAQAGVAVNRSNTNKRYDGEFELDMSEAKTQPQLTALLKAGKYVFHCVGEEVRVLEDVNTFISFTTDKNEDFSMNQVIRVLDQIAIDTAQLFNERYLGKVPNDQDGRISLWNDIGAHRLELQRIRAIENYNKDALTVEQGNSKKAVVVNEVVTPTVAMSQLYITTTVA; this is translated from the coding sequence ATGGCATTAGGTGGAGGAACATTTTTAACACAAAACAAAGTATTACCGGGTACGTACCATAATTTTATGAGCGCGGCACGTGCCTTTGTTAATTTATCAGAACGAGGCTATGTCGGTTTACCAATGGCGCTTGATTGGGGCGTAGATGGTGAGGTATTTGCTGTAACGCAAGAGGATTTACAAAAAGATAGCCGTAAAATTTTCGGTTATGACTACACAAATCCAAAATTAAAAGGCATTCGTGATGTTTTCAAAAATGCAATCACAGTATTCTTCTACAAGTTGTCTGTAGATGCTGTAGCGGCATCAAATGATTTTGCTGAAGCAAAGTATAAAGGGACACGTGGAAATGATATTTCAATTGTTATTCAGGCAAATGTAGATGAGCCAACGAAATTTGATGTTCAAACATTATTGGATGGTGTAATTGTGGATGAACAAGTAGCTGTAGCGTCTGCTGCTGATTTAGTGGCGAATGATTTTGTATCATTTAAAGCGGATGCCACATTGGAAGCGACAGCAGGTACGCCATTAACAGGTGGCTCTAATGGCGCGGCGATTACAGGTGGTGCGCACCAAGAGGCATTAGATGCTTTAGAAGCATATGGCTTTAACACACTTGGCTGTCTATCATCTGAAAGTACAATTAAATCTCTTTATGTGGAATATACAAAGCGTTTACGTGATCAAGTAGGGGCAAAATTCCAATTAGTAGGGCATAAGCTTGGCACTACGGATCATGAGGGTATTATTGACGTACAAAACGATGCAAATGGTGATGAAGTATTTGGCGCTGTTTATTGGACTACAGGTGCACAAGCAGGTGTTGCAGTTAATCGCTCAAATACAAATAAACGTTATGATGGTGAATTTGAGCTTGATATGTCTGAAGCAAAAACACAACCACAGCTTACAGCGTTACTAAAAGCAGGTAAGTATGTTTTCCATTGTGTAGGAGAAGAAGTACGTGTACTGGAAGACGTCAATACATTTATATCCTTCACAACAGATAAAAATGAGGATTTCAGCATGAATCAAGTAATTCGTGTGCTAGATCAAATCGCTATTGATACGGCGCAGCTATTTAATGAGCGATATCTTGGTAAAGTACCGAATGATCAAGATGGCCGCATTTCGCTTTGGAATGACATCGGTGCACATCGCTTAGAGTTACAGCGTATTCGTGCGATTGAAAACTACAATAAAGATGCGCTTACTGTAGAGCAAGGCAATTCGAAAAAGGCTGTTGTTGTTAATGAGGTTGTGACGCCTACAGTAGCGATGTCACAGTTATATATTACAACAACAGTAGCATAA
- a CDS encoding phage tail assembly chaperone: MSNLQAFFAHNKKKQDNIKQPISKSFMDEAGQVIEWEFAPISPERDTELKGQCTKRTLITQGKRKGQYNTDFDHFTYQRLLTVESIVFPNLHDRDLQDSYGVYGADELLSKMLTIGEMADAAAAAQAANGYEVNVEDLVEEVKN, encoded by the coding sequence ATGAGTAACTTACAAGCGTTTTTTGCACACAATAAAAAGAAGCAGGATAATATTAAACAGCCGATTTCAAAAAGCTTTATGGATGAAGCAGGACAAGTAATTGAATGGGAGTTTGCGCCAATTTCACCAGAGCGTGATACAGAATTAAAAGGACAATGTACAAAGCGTACATTGATTACACAAGGTAAGCGCAAAGGGCAATATAACACTGATTTTGACCATTTTACTTACCAGCGCTTATTAACGGTAGAATCGATTGTCTTCCCAAATTTACATGATCGTGATTTACAGGATTCGTATGGTGTATATGGCGCTGATGAATTGCTAAGCAAAATGCTCACAATTGGGGAAATGGCAGATGCAGCGGCAGCAGCACAGGCAGCAAATGGCTATGAAGTGAACGTTGAAGACCTTGTTGAAGAAGTAAAAAACTAA
- a CDS encoding tape measure protein: MATLQNALQAGNYFPQVINNTPQVINNTPQVINALPEEYNNVSRISNSASPNFDVRNLTIELTQVNMLYAQMEKEIQEADQAQEQLNKNANKGASLMNTLMNKMTGLAGKLLTFENAKIVIGLSDDLASTQGRLELMNKNYQKQAQEAGVINTALTSTSALQDMIFDSAQRTFSSYQTTADMVNRLGTEASSAFSSPAEIIAFTEQMNKAFAIAGTPPEAMSNIAQAMASGGLDGAGFDNLLTDAPAAVGNIQKYLEDVMNIDASNLKQLATEGVITADVIKNAMFYAAEDTNAAFASIPTTWGGIWQNIQTGALQAFAPVLLKINEVANSERIKQMVDRIGEAIQLVAGWAMMLIELLIAGGSFIYDNWYRLEPIIVAGAIALGAYLAILIWTNRELFINAFMTATAAIRNLWYIATTVASTFATYGFTGAMLALSLAIAANPIAWLIGAIVALILIFYLAVAAVNYFTGESYSATGLIAGAFAVAGAFIMNVLFAIAEIAFGVIEGLYNHWMAFANFFANVFNDPVGAIIHLFGDLGDNALGVIEKIASALDFVFGTNFATTVAGWRKDLVNLTNWAAEEYGNGEYEKLFNELDMNQTLEKLGLKAERFNYGDTWNSSYKWGEDFFKSKEKEKEKEENNSVEEAINNALAIGDNNALAIDDKMDKGNENSKQIADNTGAMANGITLMNDELKYMRDLAEREAINRYTTAEVIVDARSENHINSELDIDGVIDRFGEKVEEVAVGLAETGGVSLV; encoded by the coding sequence ATGGCTACACTCCAAAACGCTTTACAGGCAGGTAATTATTTTCCTCAAGTAATAAATAATACACCTCAAGTAATAAATAATACACCTCAAGTAATAAATGCTTTGCCGGAAGAATATAACAATGTCTCTCGGATAAGTAATAGTGCATCACCAAATTTTGATGTAAGAAATTTAACAATAGAATTAACACAAGTTAACATGCTATATGCTCAAATGGAAAAAGAGATTCAAGAAGCAGATCAGGCGCAGGAACAGCTCAATAAAAATGCCAATAAGGGTGCTTCTTTAATGAATACGCTGATGAATAAAATGACGGGTTTAGCCGGGAAGCTATTGACCTTTGAAAATGCCAAAATCGTCATTGGTTTATCAGATGATTTAGCGAGTACACAAGGTCGTTTGGAGCTGATGAATAAAAATTATCAAAAGCAGGCTCAGGAAGCAGGTGTTATCAATACAGCACTTACATCAACCTCGGCATTACAAGATATGATATTTGATTCGGCACAACGTACATTTAGCTCCTATCAAACAACTGCCGATATGGTCAATCGACTTGGTACAGAAGCCTCTAGTGCTTTTAGTAGTCCCGCAGAAATTATCGCATTTACAGAGCAAATGAATAAAGCATTTGCGATTGCAGGTACCCCTCCTGAAGCAATGTCTAATATAGCACAGGCGATGGCTAGTGGAGGTTTGGATGGAGCAGGGTTTGATAATTTATTAACGGATGCACCAGCCGCTGTTGGAAATATTCAAAAATATCTTGAAGATGTTATGAATATAGATGCCTCTAATCTTAAACAATTAGCAACAGAAGGTGTTATTACAGCCGATGTCATTAAAAACGCGATGTTCTATGCAGCGGAAGATACAAATGCAGCATTTGCTAGCATACCTACTACATGGGGAGGTATATGGCAGAATATCCAAACGGGTGCTTTACAAGCGTTTGCACCAGTACTTCTAAAAATCAATGAGGTTGCTAATAGTGAGCGGATAAAGCAAATGGTGGATCGCATTGGTGAGGCAATACAGCTCGTTGCTGGATGGGCAATGATGCTAATTGAGTTATTAATCGCTGGTGGAAGTTTTATTTATGATAATTGGTATCGTCTAGAGCCAATTATTGTTGCAGGAGCTATTGCACTAGGTGCATATTTAGCTATATTGATATGGACTAATAGAGAATTGTTTATTAATGCCTTTATGACGGCTACAGCAGCAATACGCAACTTATGGTATATAGCAACTACTGTAGCTTCTACTTTTGCGACATATGGATTTACGGGAGCCATGTTGGCACTCAGTCTTGCTATAGCAGCAAATCCTATTGCATGGTTAATTGGGGCTATTGTAGCTTTAATTTTAATCTTTTATCTAGCTGTTGCTGCAGTGAATTACTTTACAGGTGAATCTTACAGTGCAACAGGTCTAATTGCAGGAGCATTCGCAGTGGCAGGAGCGTTTATAATGAATGTGCTATTTGCTATTGCAGAAATTGCATTTGGAGTTATCGAAGGTCTTTATAATCATTGGATGGCCTTCGCCAACTTTTTCGCCAATGTATTTAATGACCCAGTAGGTGCAATTATCCACTTATTCGGTGATCTTGGAGACAATGCACTAGGTGTAATTGAAAAAATTGCTTCTGCATTAGACTTCGTATTCGGAACGAACTTTGCTACAACTGTGGCTGGATGGAGAAAAGATTTAGTTAATTTAACAAATTGGGCAGCTGAAGAATACGGCAATGGGGAATATGAAAAATTATTTAATGAATTAGATATGAATCAAACACTTGAAAAATTAGGTTTAAAAGCAGAACGTTTTAATTATGGTGATACATGGAATTCCTCCTATAAATGGGGAGAAGACTTTTTCAAGTCGAAGGAAAAAGAAAAAGAAAAAGAAGAAAATAACTCAGTTGAGGAAGCTATCAACAATGCTCTAGCCATTGGTGATAACAATGCCCTAGCTATCGATGATAAGATGGACAAAGGAAATGAAAACAGTAAACAAATCGCAGATAATACAGGTGCTATGGCGAATGGCATAACGCTAATGAATGATGAACTGAAATATATGCGTGACTTGGCGGAGCGTGAGGCAATTAACCGCTATACAACGGCAGAAGTAATTGTCGATGCACGTAGCGAAAATCATATTAATAGCGAGCTAGACATTGATGGCGTCATTGATCGCTTCGGTGAAAAGGTAGAGGAAGTTGCTGTTGGATTAGCAGAAACAGGAGGTGTGAGCCTTGTATAA
- a CDS encoding ImmA/IrrE family metallo-endopeptidase, with protein MYYYTHLEDYITRFYMQLGITDLSLLSFQEVAARLGVKVFYWSERSQALFIEGRAYIFLEENLSPEEEWQDFCHELCHVLLHSGNQFDLPPLFQKYQEHKANNFMYHACVPTFLLERMELYDFTHKEIAKIQQNFCVEHDFAKNRLIQFLNNKQNQLYHYQG; from the coding sequence ATGTACTATTATACACATCTTGAGGATTATATTACGCGCTTTTATATGCAGTTGGGCATTACCGATTTATCTTTATTGAGCTTTCAAGAAGTCGCAGCTAGATTAGGGGTTAAAGTATTTTATTGGTCAGAACGTAGTCAGGCTTTGTTTATTGAAGGTCGTGCTTATATTTTTCTTGAGGAAAATTTATCACCCGAAGAGGAATGGCAAGATTTCTGTCATGAATTATGCCATGTGCTACTGCATAGTGGCAATCAATTTGACTTGCCCCCACTTTTTCAAAAATATCAGGAGCATAAAGCGAATAATTTTATGTACCATGCATGTGTGCCAACCTTTTTATTAGAGCGAATGGAGCTATATGACTTTACACATAAAGAAATAGCTAAAATCCAACAGAATTTTTGTGTAGAACACGACTTTGCTAAAAATCGACTCATTCAATTTTTAAACAATAAACAAAATCAATTATACCATTATCAAGGTTAA
- a CDS encoding helix-turn-helix domain-containing protein yields the protein MSIGKRIVALRESKGWTQRELASRVNLNVSVMNRIEANERPVKDSELLQLANILNVSTDYLLGRSNSPALTQEEKDEAEFQAFANNPTLQKWYKELPKSKEEDLEKLRKMWEILKDHEEL from the coding sequence ATGAGTATCGGAAAACGAATCGTTGCATTAAGAGAAAGCAAAGGATGGACACAAAGAGAGCTAGCAAGCCGAGTGAATCTGAATGTTAGCGTGATGAATAGAATTGAAGCAAACGAGCGACCTGTAAAAGATAGTGAATTGCTACAATTAGCAAATATATTAAATGTTAGTACAGACTATCTTCTTGGCCGTTCTAATTCACCTGCATTGACACAGGAGGAAAAGGACGAGGCTGAATTTCAAGCTTTTGCTAACAATCCAACACTTCAAAAATGGTATAAGGAATTGCCAAAATCAAAGGAAGAAGATTTAGAAAAACTGCGTAAAATGTGGGAGATTTTAAAAGACCATGAAGAGCTTTAA
- a CDS encoding phage tail terminator family protein: MDISHIIEAISRRLQERFGDAYKQYTNEMPQTVEVPAFFIQLLKLEHTPQMSGRAKVKLSFDVQYFPLNGQVDVANHALRIQQALSEITLSDETVLLAKGAYSEMLDGIAHNFMDFDFLLQDREERTLMESLYTKGRIDHH; the protein is encoded by the coding sequence ATGGACATTAGCCATATTATAGAAGCCATTTCTCGAAGGCTTCAAGAAAGGTTCGGAGATGCTTACAAGCAGTATACCAATGAAATGCCGCAGACGGTGGAAGTCCCAGCTTTTTTTATTCAATTATTGAAGCTAGAGCATACGCCGCAAATGAGTGGGCGGGCTAAAGTCAAGCTATCATTTGATGTGCAGTATTTCCCACTGAATGGACAAGTGGATGTAGCGAATCATGCACTACGCATCCAACAAGCATTAAGCGAAATTACATTATCTGATGAAACGGTGCTATTAGCTAAAGGTGCATATAGTGAAATGCTAGATGGTATTGCCCACAATTTTATGGATTTCGATTTCCTCTTACAAGACAGGGAGGAAAGGACATTGATGGAGTCATTGTATACGAAGGGAAGGATTGATCATCATTGA
- a CDS encoding LysM peptidoglycan-binding domain-containing protein produces the protein MYNFFIDDVQLPIAPASMSMKINNNNQTIVLMNEGEVNILKKPGLTEVDFEILLPNVQYPFAVYPNGFQPAAFYLNKLEKLKISQEPFPFIVNRMRPDGSLLFDTDNDMLFSLEEYTIEEDAENGFDVNVKINLKQWRPYGTNRVDVTNKSSKKKAIVISKKQRPTISKRTSKIYTVKQGDTLWAIAKKYLGDGSKYTELAKLNNISNPNVIKVGQVIKLG, from the coding sequence TTGTATAATTTTTTTATAGATGATGTACAACTTCCTATTGCTCCAGCGTCTATGTCCATGAAAATTAATAATAACAACCAAACCATTGTATTGATGAATGAAGGTGAGGTAAATATCCTCAAAAAGCCTGGTTTAACAGAGGTTGACTTTGAGATATTACTTCCAAATGTCCAATATCCGTTTGCAGTTTATCCGAATGGTTTTCAGCCTGCTGCATTTTACCTTAATAAGTTAGAAAAATTAAAAATATCACAAGAGCCATTTCCTTTCATCGTTAATCGCATGAGACCAGATGGTTCTTTATTATTTGATACTGACAACGATATGTTATTTTCATTGGAAGAGTATACAATCGAGGAAGACGCTGAAAACGGCTTTGATGTGAATGTCAAGATTAACCTAAAACAATGGCGACCATATGGTACAAATAGAGTGGATGTAACAAATAAATCGTCTAAGAAAAAGGCAATAGTAATTAGTAAAAAGCAACGTCCCACAATAAGTAAGAGAACATCAAAAATATACACAGTAAAGCAAGGTGACACATTGTGGGCAATCGCTAAAAAATATTTAGGTGATGGCTCGAAGTACACAGAACTCGCCAAGCTTAATAACATCAGCAATCCAAATGTAATTAAAGTAGGGCAGGTGATAAAGCTTGGCTAA
- a CDS encoding DUF2634 domain-containing protein: protein MLPTAFEENDGLEIIFEEEAQTSRTYKIDFEKKRIVGYIDEREAVKQFIIKALQTERYEYLIYSWNYGTEMARLFGQPIPYIYSELKRLITEALTHDDRIDSVDAFSFSHYKNKVHVKMTVNTVFGPIEAEREVTVA from the coding sequence ATGCTACCAACAGCATTTGAAGAAAATGATGGTTTAGAAATTATCTTTGAAGAAGAAGCACAGACCTCCAGAACGTATAAAATCGATTTTGAAAAAAAGCGCATCGTTGGCTATATCGATGAGCGTGAGGCTGTTAAGCAATTTATTATAAAAGCGCTCCAGACAGAGCGTTATGAATATTTAATTTATAGCTGGAATTATGGTACTGAAATGGCTCGCCTATTTGGTCAGCCTATCCCCTATATTTATTCTGAGCTAAAAAGGCTAATTACAGAAGCATTAACGCATGACGATCGTATCGATAGCGTTGATGCTTTTTCATTTAGCCATTACAAAAACAAAGTGCATGTAAAAATGACAGTGAATACTGTGTTCGGCCCAATCGAAGCAGAAAGAGAGGTGACGGTAGCCTAA
- a CDS encoding DUF3954 domain-containing protein, with translation MGKENQQMNVFENGIYIVQDGCVTPLKPKAFGQDTIIWKNGRVLDVERAERIRIHQDK, from the coding sequence ATGGGCAAAGAAAATCAGCAAATGAATGTATTTGAGAATGGTATTTATATTGTACAGGATGGATGTGTTACACCGCTAAAGCCGAAAGCGTTTGGACAAGATACTATCATTTGGAAAAACGGGCGAGTTTTAGATGTAGAGCGAGCGGAGCGTATTCGCATTCACCAAGATAAATAA
- a CDS encoding sigma factor-like helix-turn-helix DNA-binding protein, translating to MAKYFPDLIEEYKQSLKSLQEIDGCTSMERDLKEAIQWMETGYDPAEYRAATRTDSYVMDHYLMQQFLISIDCDFTGLDEEEKSLNNEDERLDNIQSIIKEALVGLTENERKVFILIRAEYMTFSKVADILEITRSSVQSYLRRAETKIKNNINGKKLICHGGGYITKSSF from the coding sequence ATGGCTAAATATTTTCCAGATTTAATTGAGGAATATAAGCAATCATTAAAAAGTTTGCAGGAAATAGATGGCTGCACAAGTATGGAGCGTGATTTAAAGGAGGCGATTCAATGGATGGAGACAGGCTATGACCCTGCTGAATATCGGGCTGCTACAAGAACTGATAGCTATGTCATGGACCATTATTTAATGCAGCAATTTCTTATATCTATTGATTGTGATTTCACTGGATTAGATGAGGAGGAAAAATCGCTAAATAACGAGGACGAGCGATTAGACAATATTCAAAGCATTATTAAAGAAGCATTGGTGGGGTTAACAGAAAATGAGCGTAAAGTATTTATACTTATTCGAGCCGAGTACATGACGTTTTCAAAAGTGGCTGACATTTTAGAAATTACACGTAGCTCAGTGCAAAGTTATTTAAGGCGAGCAGAAACAAAAATAAAAAACAATATTAATGGCAAAAAGTTAATCTGTCATGGAGGTGGCTATATAACGAAAAGTTCATTTTAA